One stretch of Rosistilla oblonga DNA includes these proteins:
- a CDS encoding IS3 family transposase, translating to MKYAWIKQHRDSFPIQTMCRVMRVSRSGYYAWCVREPSARKQRTNKIRADVQRVHASSKQIYGSYKVAELMQADAQLESASRNTVAKAMREMGLKSKVHKRFTPTTTVADPTKVPAPNLLDQVFEAEGPNRKWVTDITYLPSANGWIYLAVVLDLFSRKVVGWSISESLATPLVEDALRQAIANRRPDTANLLHHSDRGCQYTSSEYQRTLKTLGITCSMSRTGCCYDNAVMERFFWSLKHEWTKFESFADINDARSSVFEYIEAFYNSTRIHQTLGYRTPNQFEVDHEQSLAL from the coding sequence ATGAAGTACGCCTGGATCAAACAACATCGCGACTCGTTTCCAATTCAGACCATGTGCCGAGTGATGCGTGTCAGCAGGAGCGGCTATTACGCCTGGTGCGTGCGCGAGCCAAGTGCACGCAAGCAAAGAACGAATAAGATTCGCGCGGATGTTCAGCGGGTGCACGCCAGTTCGAAGCAGATCTACGGAAGCTACAAGGTCGCTGAACTGATGCAGGCCGACGCGCAGCTCGAGTCGGCAAGTCGCAATACGGTTGCCAAGGCGATGCGTGAAATGGGCCTAAAAAGCAAGGTCCACAAGCGTTTCACTCCAACGACCACGGTCGCCGATCCAACCAAAGTCCCCGCACCGAATCTACTCGACCAGGTCTTCGAGGCGGAAGGACCAAACCGCAAATGGGTAACCGATATCACCTATTTGCCATCGGCCAACGGCTGGATCTATCTTGCTGTTGTGCTCGATCTGTTTAGCCGCAAAGTGGTTGGATGGTCGATTTCCGAAAGCCTCGCAACGCCTCTGGTTGAAGATGCGTTGAGGCAAGCGATCGCAAATCGACGGCCCGACACAGCGAACCTGCTGCACCACAGCGATCGTGGATGCCAGTACACCAGCAGCGAGTATCAACGTACGCTGAAGACTCTCGGCATCACCTGCTCGATGAGCCGCACTGGATGTTGTTATGACAACGCCGTGATGGAACGATTCTTTTGGTCCCTGAAACATGAGTGGACCAAATTTGAATCGTTTGCCGATATCAACGATGCCCGAAGCAGCGTATTTGAATACATCGAAGCGTTTTACAACTCCACGCGAATTCATCAAACCCTTGGCTACCGAACTCCCAACCAGTTCGAAGTCGACCACGAGCAATCCTTAGCCCTTTGA
- a CDS encoding transposase: protein MPENPRQPRRVHSDEFKRSAVELVTKKGYTIKQAADAVAVAPRSIRDWIKKFDASAIPASVGSSNDALIAENRRLKKALLQAEMERDILKKATAYFAKESK from the coding sequence ATGCCAGAGAACCCTAGACAGCCGCGACGTGTGCATTCGGACGAGTTTAAACGCAGTGCCGTGGAGCTCGTTACGAAGAAGGGCTACACGATCAAACAGGCCGCCGATGCAGTTGCAGTGGCTCCGAGGAGCATCCGCGATTGGATCAAGAAATTTGACGCCAGTGCGATCCCCGCTTCAGTCGGCTCAAGCAACGATGCGCTGATTGCCGAGAACCGTCGCCTGAAGAAGGCGCTGCTGCAGGCCGAAATGGAACGAGACATATTAAAAAAAGCCACGGCGTATTTTGCGAAGGAGTCGAAATGA
- the rpsK gene encoding 30S ribosomal protein S11, protein MSKVKTKKKQRRNVVSGVAHIHATFNNTTVTITDPKGETLCWASAGTCGFKGSRKSTPFAGQMAAQQCAEKAQKFGVREVEVRVKGPGSGRENAITSLQSAGLKVKLIEDVTPIPHNGCRPRKKRRV, encoded by the coding sequence GTGTCAAAAGTTAAAACCAAAAAAAAGCAACGCCGCAACGTGGTTTCGGGCGTTGCCCACATCCACGCGACCTTCAATAACACCACGGTCACCATCACAGATCCCAAGGGTGAGACCTTGTGCTGGGCCAGCGCTGGCACGTGCGGGTTCAAGGGCAGTCGCAAGAGCACTCCTTTCGCCGGTCAAATGGCAGCTCAACAATGTGCTGAGAAGGCGCAGAAGTTCGGCGTTCGCGAAGTTGAAGTTCGCGTCAAAGGCCCGGGCAGTGGCCGCGAAAACGCGATCACTTCGCTGCAGTCCGCCGGCCTGAAGGTCAAGTTGATCGAAGACGTCACGCCGATCCCGCACAATGGCTGCCGACCTCGCAAGAAGCGACGCGTCTAG
- the rpsM gene encoding 30S ribosomal protein S13: protein MPRILGVDVPNDKQIQYSLTYLYGVGLHTAREACERLQIDPKRKAFDLSEEEVSKLAAFLESEYTVEGPLRRQLSSNISRLREVKSYRGIRHRLGLPVRGQRTKTNARTRKGPKKTVAGKKGVKDLR from the coding sequence ATGCCCCGTATTTTGGGCGTTGATGTCCCTAACGACAAACAAATTCAGTATTCGCTGACTTACCTTTACGGCGTCGGTTTGCATACCGCACGTGAAGCGTGTGAGCGATTGCAAATCGATCCGAAACGCAAAGCGTTCGACTTGTCCGAAGAAGAAGTCAGTAAACTGGCTGCCTTTTTGGAAAGCGAATACACCGTCGAAGGCCCTTTGCGACGTCAGTTGAGCTCCAATATCAGCCGTCTGCGCGAAGTTAAGTCTTATCGCGGCATCCGGCACCGCTTGGGGTTGCCTGTTCGCGGACAGCGGACCAAGACCAATGCCCGAACACGCAAGGGCCCCAAGAAGACTGTCGCCGGTAAGAAGGGCGTTAAGGACTTGCGGTAA